The proteins below are encoded in one region of Neoasaia chiangmaiensis:
- the trmD gene encoding tRNA (guanosine(37)-N1)-methyltransferase TrmD, whose translation MSWQADIVTLFPDMFPGPLGMSLAGRALETGVWSCTAHDLRTHGRGRHRAVDDTPFGGGAGMVLRADVVASALDAVAASGRPVIYPTPRGKPFTQADARRYVAGSGVVVLCGRFEGVDERVLEQRGIEQVSMGDFVLSGGEIPALALLDACVRLLPGVMGSVLSDAEESFGEGLLEYPHYTKPALWDGLEVPAVLLSGHHGAIAAWRREQAELATRSRRPDLWAAYEARQATDKFRVH comes from the coding sequence ATGAGTTGGCAGGCGGACATCGTGACGCTGTTCCCGGACATGTTTCCCGGTCCGCTGGGCATGTCGCTGGCAGGGCGGGCGCTGGAGACCGGCGTATGGTCGTGCACGGCGCATGATCTGCGCACGCATGGTCGCGGGCGTCATCGCGCCGTGGACGACACGCCGTTCGGCGGTGGGGCGGGCATGGTGTTGCGGGCAGATGTCGTTGCATCGGCGCTGGATGCGGTGGCGGCGTCCGGCCGTCCCGTGATTTATCCGACGCCGCGCGGCAAGCCGTTCACGCAGGCCGATGCGCGTCGTTATGTCGCCGGGTCGGGGGTCGTCGTTTTGTGCGGCCGGTTCGAGGGGGTCGACGAGCGGGTGCTGGAGCAGCGCGGTATCGAGCAGGTCTCGATGGGCGATTTCGTGCTTTCGGGTGGTGAAATCCCTGCGTTGGCGCTGCTGGATGCGTGCGTCCGGCTGTTGCCGGGGGTGATGGGTTCGGTGTTGAGCGACGCCGAGGAAAGCTTCGGCGAGGGATTGCTGGAGTATCCGCATTATACCAAGCCGGCCCTCTGGGACGGTCTGGAAGTTCCTGCGGTTCTGCTTTCGGGGCATCATGGGGCGATTGCCGCATGGCGCCGGGAACAGGCCGAGCTTGCGACGCGGTCGCGCCGTCCCGATCTATGGGCGGCTTACGAGGCGCGGCAGGCGACAGACAAGTTTCGAGTTCATTAA
- the leuB gene encoding 3-isopropylmalate dehydrogenase, whose translation MTDTRKLLVLPGDGIGPEVMREVAKVVTWLTAHRGLKLDIAEELVGGASLAKHGVPIRDEVIALAKEADAVLFGSVGDPAWSHVGFDKRPEVAILRLRQELELFANLRPAKVFDALLDASTLKPDVVRGLDIMIVRETVGGIYFGEPRGIETLPDGSRRGVNTEVYTTAEIERVARGAFDLARVRDNRVCSVEKCNVMESGLLWKQVVTDLHARDYADVELSHMLADNCAMQLVRNPRQFDVLVTGNLFGDLLSDLASMLTGSLGMLPSATLGAVQESGKRHALYEPIHGSAPDIAGQGIANPLAQILSFAMLLRYSFGREDDAVLIETAVSNVLASGFRTADIMSEGMARVSTAVMGDAVVQELRKLTD comes from the coding sequence GTGACCGATACCAGGAAACTTCTCGTCCTGCCGGGTGACGGCATCGGGCCGGAGGTCATGCGGGAGGTCGCGAAAGTCGTGACATGGCTGACGGCCCATCGGGGTTTGAAGCTTGATATTGCCGAAGAACTGGTCGGTGGCGCGTCGCTCGCGAAACATGGCGTGCCGATCCGCGATGAGGTGATCGCCCTGGCGAAAGAAGCCGATGCGGTGCTGTTCGGCTCCGTCGGCGATCCGGCCTGGTCGCATGTCGGCTTCGACAAGCGACCCGAAGTGGCCATCCTGCGTCTGCGGCAGGAGCTTGAACTTTTCGCCAATCTGCGTCCGGCGAAGGTTTTCGACGCGCTTCTGGACGCCAGCACGCTGAAGCCTGACGTCGTGCGTGGTCTCGACATCATGATCGTGCGCGAGACGGTCGGCGGCATCTATTTCGGTGAGCCCCGCGGCATCGAGACCCTGCCGGATGGCAGCCGGCGCGGCGTGAACACCGAGGTTTATACCACGGCGGAAATCGAGCGTGTGGCGCGTGGGGCGTTCGATCTGGCGCGGGTGCGCGATAATCGCGTCTGTTCGGTTGAGAAGTGCAACGTGATGGAAAGCGGTCTGCTGTGGAAGCAGGTCGTGACGGACCTTCATGCACGCGACTATGCCGATGTCGAACTGTCCCATATGCTGGCCGACAACTGCGCGATGCAACTGGTGCGCAATCCGCGTCAGTTCGATGTGTTGGTGACGGGCAATCTCTTTGGCGATCTGCTCTCGGATCTCGCCTCCATGCTGACCGGGTCGCTCGGGATGCTGCCTTCCGCGACGTTGGGCGCGGTGCAGGAGAGCGGCAAGCGGCATGCGCTGTATGAGCCGATCCATGGTTCGGCCCCGGATATCGCGGGGCAGGGCATTGCCAATCCGCTGGCGCAGATTCTCTCTTTCGCCATGCTGTTGCGTTACTCGTTCGGGCGGGAAGACGATGCGGTGCTGATCGAAACGGCCGTGTCCAATGTGTTGGCCAGTGGCTTCCGTACGGCGGATATCATGTCCGAAGGCATGGCACGCGTCAGCACGGCTGTGATGGGTGACGCGGTCGTGCAGGAACTGCGGAAACTGACGGATTAA
- a CDS encoding ATP phosphoribosyltransferase regulatory subunit: protein MSPFEEPNTALLPSGFIDLLQHEAEAEARGIEAVMDVFARHGYERVRPPLLEFEASLLHGAGQALSEQTFRLMDPESRRMMGLRPDMTTQVARIAATRLVGSPRPLRLSYAGACVVVGTPGREGERQITQAGIELIGVDSAAADAEVVLVAAEALARLRIAHVSFDLSYPALVQSLIAEAGLSDMTRAQLVHAVDRKDAAAVTELGGEIAPVLTAMLHAAGPADAALAALAGLDLPPAIRTMADRLRDVVAVIAARAPDLRLTVDPVELRGWQYHTGICMTVFARGQREELGRGGRYLAYDEEAACGLTLRPEVLLRAAAPIELRRRVYVPAGMPESVAACLREKGYATVAGLSAVDDSQNEGRRLGCAYVLSNDDLIEL from the coding sequence ATGAGCCCCTTTGAAGAGCCCAATACGGCGCTTTTGCCCTCCGGATTTATCGATCTGCTCCAGCATGAGGCCGAGGCCGAGGCACGGGGTATCGAGGCCGTGATGGACGTGTTCGCGCGGCATGGCTACGAGCGTGTCCGGCCGCCATTGCTGGAGTTCGAGGCTTCACTGCTGCACGGGGCGGGGCAGGCGCTGAGCGAGCAGACGTTCAGGCTAATGGACCCCGAATCCCGCCGCATGATGGGTTTGCGTCCCGACATGACGACTCAGGTCGCGCGCATTGCCGCAACCCGTCTGGTCGGTAGTCCGCGCCCGCTTCGCCTGTCTTATGCCGGTGCGTGCGTGGTCGTCGGGACGCCCGGGCGGGAGGGCGAGCGGCAGATCACGCAGGCGGGGATCGAGCTGATCGGTGTCGATTCGGCGGCGGCGGATGCCGAGGTGGTGCTGGTGGCAGCAGAGGCACTGGCGCGACTTCGCATCGCGCATGTGTCGTTCGACCTTTCCTATCCGGCGCTGGTGCAGTCGCTGATTGCTGAAGCCGGGCTGTCGGATATGACGCGAGCCCAGCTTGTTCATGCCGTCGACCGAAAGGACGCGGCGGCCGTGACGGAACTGGGAGGCGAGATTGCCCCTGTTCTGACGGCGATGCTTCATGCGGCCGGGCCGGCAGACGCTGCCCTCGCCGCGTTAGCCGGGCTCGACCTGCCGCCGGCAATCCGGACTATGGCGGATCGTCTGCGGGACGTCGTGGCGGTGATTGCCGCGCGTGCGCCGGATTTGCGCCTGACCGTCGATCCGGTGGAGTTGCGTGGCTGGCAATATCACACCGGCATCTGCATGACGGTGTTCGCACGCGGGCAGCGTGAAGAACTGGGCCGGGGCGGACGCTATCTCGCGTATGACGAAGAGGCGGCGTGCGGCCTGACGCTTCGTCCGGAGGTTCTGTTGCGGGCGGCTGCGCCGATCGAATTGCGACGGCGTGTCTACGTTCCGGCCGGGATGCCCGAGAGCGTTGCGGCGTGCCTGCGCGAGAAGGGCTATGCCACGGTGGCCGGGCTGTCCGCTGTTGACGATAGTCAAAACGAAGGGCGACGATTGGGCTGCGCCTATGTTTTGTCCAACGATGATCTGATCGAACTGTAA
- the rimM gene encoding ribosome maturation factor RimM (Essential for efficient processing of 16S rRNA), with protein MSQPANQHDILIATVGRPHGVRGLVHLHAATEDPAAVEDLGALYDGQGRAWTVSWRAPGIAVLTDASGASVADRDAAARLANLKLYVSRDRLPQVAEDEFYHADLLGLRAVTPEGAALGTVRLVHDYGAGVSLEIAGADRDWIVPFTRACVPVVDVAGNCLTVVPPHEIEVEGDLSGRDDVSVRT; from the coding sequence ATGTCTCAACCCGCCAACCAGCATGATATCCTGATCGCGACCGTCGGGCGACCGCACGGCGTGCGTGGTCTGGTGCATCTGCATGCGGCTACCGAGGATCCGGCTGCGGTCGAGGATCTGGGGGCGCTGTATGATGGGCAGGGACGTGCGTGGACCGTGTCCTGGCGCGCACCGGGCATTGCAGTGTTGACGGATGCATCGGGCGCGTCGGTTGCCGATCGCGATGCCGCGGCGCGACTGGCGAACCTGAAGCTGTATGTTTCGCGCGATCGGCTACCGCAGGTGGCGGAAGACGAGTTCTACCACGCTGACCTGCTGGGTCTGCGGGCGGTCACGCCCGAGGGCGCGGCATTGGGCACGGTACGACTGGTCCACGACTACGGTGCGGGCGTCAGCCTCGAGATCGCCGGTGCGGATCGCGACTGGATCGTCCCTTTCACGCGGGCCTGTGTGCCGGTCGTGGATGTTGCGGGAAACTGCCTGACGGTTGTGCCCCCCCATGAGATCGAGGTCGAAGGCGATCTATCCGGTCGCGACGATGTGTCGGTGCGGACATGA
- a CDS encoding serine/threonine-protein kinase, with amino-acid sequence MAGLNSLQALRGRPGSGIRLAGRFQVSRDVPLPSLGGAAAFQATDIMSPGTSFVALAPTYVSPAFQEMERIRHPALLPVLTQERQQGALWVLTNHPPGPAIDVRLAPWREGQLIEEVIQPLAALLKHVENAGQTLRNIRPDNVFINPGRHQLTLGPLGVAMPGADQPVVFEALSSAVCTPEARGKGTIADDTFSLGVLVLMLCLGEVPLSGLSDEKILARRFELGTADAYMRDRQVPQGLVSVLQAMLSDDPTQRPAPANLINMVSSKMFSVRSEKRARLPLAIGGQKIRTARALAWQATRYPSEFVDLLKHHVVDTWLSRELQEAGLAKVINNAVKSLSLAAGTDSEISVVGQVARLLDPHAPLFRGGRWFWPQAIPAMLARSVERSETVDAMNGLLPVISQLLSPEQDYEHEADEIGMQLRSMMHLVRRTGRKGASRLFRLIYDANEWQRCLSPVCLPDRLSSMSHVLGALDESLRGQANASDQVERQGLLDAQIRAFLESQCARRGIVTPPSASASGWLPWLADLLLIAHIQQRLGSLLLPGIGQTIRPMLGGELKAWRSRHERDRREAQLATLSEQGRLSAMLDTVDDTVALRQDQENAANAQAELVAIEEELAQQPEGMPAVDAECRQTAQIVGILSGIGLSMLSFGVELCR; translated from the coding sequence ATGGCCGGGCTAAACAGTTTGCAGGCACTCCGGGGTCGCCCGGGCAGCGGAATACGCCTCGCGGGCCGTTTTCAGGTCTCCAGGGACGTGCCGCTGCCATCGTTGGGGGGCGCGGCGGCCTTTCAGGCGACGGATATCATGTCGCCCGGCACGTCTTTCGTCGCGTTGGCGCCAACATATGTATCGCCTGCCTTTCAGGAAATGGAAAGGATACGGCATCCCGCATTGCTGCCGGTTCTTACGCAGGAGCGGCAGCAGGGCGCCTTATGGGTGCTGACGAATCATCCGCCGGGACCTGCCATTGACGTGAGGCTGGCGCCGTGGCGCGAAGGGCAGCTGATCGAGGAGGTGATCCAGCCACTGGCGGCCTTGCTGAAGCACGTCGAAAACGCTGGCCAGACACTGCGCAATATCCGACCCGATAACGTTTTCATCAATCCCGGACGGCATCAGTTGACCCTTGGGCCGTTGGGTGTCGCCATGCCGGGTGCCGATCAGCCGGTCGTCTTCGAGGCACTGTCTTCGGCGGTATGTACTCCTGAAGCGCGTGGAAAAGGCACGATCGCCGATGACACCTTTTCGCTCGGGGTATTGGTGCTGATGCTTTGCCTTGGAGAGGTTCCGCTCTCAGGGCTGAGCGACGAGAAAATTCTCGCGCGCCGCTTCGAGCTTGGCACGGCCGATGCGTATATGCGTGACCGACAGGTGCCCCAAGGGCTTGTTTCAGTGCTTCAGGCGATGTTGTCGGACGATCCGACGCAGCGCCCTGCGCCGGCGAACCTCATCAACATGGTGTCCAGCAAGATGTTTTCGGTCCGCAGCGAGAAGCGTGCCCGGCTTCCGCTGGCGATCGGCGGCCAGAAAATCAGGACAGCCAGGGCGCTCGCCTGGCAGGCGACACGCTACCCGAGCGAGTTCGTCGATCTGTTGAAGCACCATGTGGTTGATACATGGCTGTCGCGTGAATTGCAGGAAGCGGGTCTCGCGAAGGTCATCAATAATGCTGTCAAAAGCCTGTCTCTCGCAGCCGGGACTGACAGCGAAATAAGTGTTGTCGGTCAGGTCGCGCGTCTTCTGGATCCGCATGCCCCTCTTTTCCGAGGTGGCCGCTGGTTCTGGCCGCAAGCAATTCCCGCAATGCTGGCGCGTAGTGTCGAACGATCCGAGACCGTGGACGCGATGAATGGGCTTTTGCCGGTCATCTCCCAGCTTCTTTCGCCGGAGCAGGACTACGAACACGAGGCCGATGAGATCGGCATGCAGTTACGGTCCATGATGCACCTGGTGCGACGCACCGGGCGTAAGGGAGCGTCGCGCCTGTTCAGGCTGATCTACGATGCCAATGAGTGGCAGCGTTGTCTGTCGCCGGTCTGTCTTCCAGACCGCCTCTCAAGCATGTCCCACGTTCTGGGGGCGCTGGATGAGTCGCTTCGTGGACAGGCAAACGCCAGCGATCAGGTGGAGCGACAGGGGCTTCTCGATGCGCAGATACGTGCGTTTCTGGAAAGCCAGTGCGCGCGTCGCGGGATCGTGACGCCGCCATCTGCCTCGGCAAGCGGGTGGCTGCCGTGGCTGGCGGATCTGCTCCTGATCGCGCATATCCAGCAAAGGCTTGGCAGCTTGCTCCTGCCCGGCATTGGCCAGACCATCCGCCCGATGCTGGGGGGTGAACTGAAGGCATGGCGTAGCCGTCACGAACGTGATCGGCGCGAGGCGCAGCTTGCGACCTTGAGCGAGCAGGGCCGTCTGTCCGCCATGCTCGATACAGTCGATGACACGGTGGCGTTGCGGCAGGATCAGGAGAATGCGGCGAACGCCCAGGCCGAACTTGTTGCGATCGAGGAGGAACTTGCCCAGCAGCCGGAGGGTATGCCGGCGGTGGATGCGGAATGTCGGCAGACGGCGCAGATTGTCGGCATTTTGAGTGGGATCGGCCTGAGCATGTTGAGCTTCGGCGTTGAATTGTGTCGCTGA
- the leuD gene encoding 3-isopropylmalate dehydratase small subunit has product MDKFTELTAIAAPMPAENIDTDQIIPARFLKTIERSGLGKHAFAAQRYDESGNENPDFVLNQEPYRRAEILITFDNLGCGSSREHAPWALLDFGIRCVIAPSFADIFYNNCFKNGILPIRLPREICEQLMDDARLGGNARITVDLERKIIRRPDGGEVAFDVDDFRRHLLLEGLDDIGQTMQHDDAIGAFEQRRAVDKPWMPKITIGATP; this is encoded by the coding sequence ATGGACAAGTTTACGGAGCTGACGGCCATTGCCGCGCCGATGCCGGCGGAGAACATCGATACCGATCAGATTATCCCCGCACGGTTTCTCAAGACGATCGAACGCAGCGGGTTGGGCAAGCATGCCTTCGCGGCGCAGCGTTATGATGAAAGCGGCAACGAGAACCCTGATTTCGTGCTCAATCAGGAGCCCTATCGGCGAGCCGAGATCCTTATCACATTCGACAATCTGGGTTGCGGATCGTCGCGTGAGCATGCACCGTGGGCCCTGCTGGACTTCGGTATCCGTTGCGTGATCGCGCCGAGTTTTGCCGATATTTTCTACAACAACTGTTTCAAGAACGGCATCCTGCCGATCCGTCTGCCGCGTGAGATCTGCGAGCAGTTGATGGACGATGCCCGCCTGGGCGGCAATGCGCGCATCACCGTGGATCTGGAGCGGAAGATTATCCGCCGTCCGGATGGCGGAGAGGTCGCTTTCGATGTCGATGATTTCCGTCGTCATCTGCTGCTCGAGGGTTTGGACGATATCGGCCAGACAATGCAGCATGACGATGCGATCGGGGCATTCGAGCAGCGTCGTGCCGTCGACAAGCCATGGATGCCCAAAATCACGATAGGAGCGACACCGTGA
- the rplS gene encoding 50S ribosomal protein L19 codes for MNIIQQYEAREIERLSAARAVPEFQAGDTVRVGVRVVEGTRERVQAYEGVVIARSNKGLNSNFTVRKISNGEGVERIFPLYSPSIADITVVRRGKVRRAKLYYLRGRSGKSARIAERPRDVVAS; via the coding sequence ATGAACATCATTCAGCAGTATGAGGCGCGCGAAATCGAGCGTCTGTCCGCCGCCCGCGCGGTGCCGGAATTCCAGGCCGGCGACACCGTTCGCGTTGGCGTGCGCGTTGTCGAAGGTACGCGCGAGCGCGTCCAGGCTTACGAAGGCGTGGTGATCGCGCGTTCGAACAAGGGCCTGAACAGCAACTTCACGGTTCGCAAGATCTCGAACGGTGAAGGCGTGGAGCGTATTTTCCCGCTGTATTCGCCGAGCATCGCGGACATCACGGTTGTCCGTCGCGGCAAGGTTCGTCGTGCGAAGCTGTACTACCTGCGTGGCCGCAGCGGCAAGTCCGCGCGTATCGCCGAGCGTCCGCGCGACGTCGTCGCTTCGTAA
- a CDS encoding adenylosuccinate synthase: protein MSNVTVIGTQWGDEGKGKIVDWLASRADIVVRFQGGHNAGHTLVVGDQVYKLSLLPSGLVRGKTGVIGNGVVVDPEALLAEIDRVSAQGLVVTPETLWVAENVPLILPIHVATDRAREAARGDRKIGTTGRGIGPAYEDKVARRAIRLCDLAEPETLDWKLDELLLHHNTLLAGLGAETFTKEALLAHLQRLAPRVLPFACSVWERLDEARRAGRRILFEGAQAVMLDVDHGTYPFVTSSNTIAAVAASGSGVGPNAIGFVLGIAKAYTTRVGEGPFPSELDDENGRRLGERGHEFGTVTGRARRCGWFDAALVRRAVKVGGVSGIALTKLDVLDGFDEVRICVGYTLDGEAISSFPSAPAAQERVQPIFETMDGWRETTAGARSWGELPAQAIKYVRRIEELIEAPVTLLSTSPERDDTILMRDPFED, encoded by the coding sequence ATGTCCAACGTCACCGTCATCGGCACCCAGTGGGGTGACGAAGGCAAGGGCAAGATTGTCGACTGGCTGGCAAGCCGTGCGGATATCGTCGTGCGGTTCCAGGGCGGTCACAATGCCGGCCATACGCTTGTCGTGGGGGACCAGGTCTATAAGCTTTCGCTCCTGCCGTCCGGTCTGGTGCGCGGCAAGACCGGCGTGATCGGCAATGGCGTGGTCGTCGATCCCGAGGCGCTGCTGGCGGAGATCGATCGTGTCTCGGCGCAGGGGCTCGTCGTGACGCCGGAGACGCTCTGGGTGGCGGAGAACGTGCCGCTGATCCTGCCGATCCATGTGGCGACCGACCGCGCGCGCGAGGCCGCGCGGGGCGATCGCAAGATCGGCACGACGGGGCGCGGCATTGGTCCGGCCTATGAGGACAAGGTGGCGCGGCGTGCCATCCGTCTGTGCGATCTGGCGGAGCCGGAGACGCTGGACTGGAAGCTGGACGAACTGCTTCTGCATCACAACACGCTTCTGGCGGGGCTGGGTGCGGAGACGTTCACCAAGGAGGCGTTACTGGCGCATTTGCAGCGTCTGGCGCCGCGGGTCCTGCCTTTCGCCTGTTCCGTCTGGGAGCGGCTGGACGAGGCGCGCCGTGCCGGTCGTCGCATCCTGTTCGAGGGTGCACAGGCTGTCATGCTCGATGTGGACCATGGCACCTATCCGTTCGTCACGAGTTCCAATACGATCGCGGCGGTGGCGGCGAGCGGCAGCGGCGTGGGCCCGAATGCCATCGGATTCGTGCTCGGGATCGCCAAGGCCTACACGACGCGCGTTGGCGAAGGGCCTTTCCCGTCGGAGCTCGATGACGAGAACGGCAGGCGGCTGGGTGAGCGTGGGCATGAATTCGGCACGGTGACAGGCCGTGCGCGGCGTTGTGGCTGGTTTGATGCGGCGCTGGTGCGCCGGGCTGTCAAGGTGGGCGGTGTCTCCGGCATTGCCTTAACCAAGCTGGATGTTCTGGACGGCTTCGACGAGGTGAGGATCTGCGTGGGCTACACGCTGGATGGTGAGGCGATTTCGTCGTTCCCCTCGGCGCCTGCCGCGCAGGAGCGTGTGCAGCCGATCTTCGAGACGATGGATGGCTGGCGCGAAACGACGGCGGGGGCGCGTTCCTGGGGTGAGTTGCCGGCGCAGGCCATCAAGTACGTGCGCCGGATCGAGGAATTGATCGAGGCCCCTGTGACGCTTCTTTCGACGAGCCCGGAACGCGACGACACGATTCTGATGCGCGATCCGTTCGAAGATTGA
- a CDS encoding phosphoserine transaminase, with protein MSEQFFPKPQHKPERPFFSSGPCAKRPGWSLDALGGALLGRSHRAPEGRARLAEVIDRSRSVLGVPEGWRVGIVPASDTGAVEMILWALAGERGLDVLSFESFSGEWARDLRDILKIDDLRIFEAVYGELPDLAAVDWSRDVVLTWNGTTSGVCVPDGRMIPADRDGLVICDATSAAFAMDLPWDKLDVVTWSWQKALGGEAAHGMVALSPRAAERLAHADQRPLPKIFRLANRKGLIEAIFAGDTINTPSMLCVEDALDGLRWAAAIGGLSALKARSRANLATVAAWVARTDWIEFLASDIRTRSSTSICLKIVAPWFLTLSADDQARAASRIAGLVAAEGAGFDLGSYRDAPPGLRIWGGATVETQDIERLLPWLDWAQVETRREFAA; from the coding sequence ATGTCTGAACAGTTCTTTCCCAAGCCGCAACATAAGCCCGAGCGACCTTTTTTCTCCTCCGGCCCCTGTGCAAAGCGTCCCGGATGGTCGCTTGACGCTCTCGGTGGTGCGCTTCTGGGGCGATCGCATCGTGCACCGGAAGGGCGTGCGCGTCTGGCAGAGGTGATTGATCGTTCCCGTTCCGTGCTGGGCGTGCCGGAAGGCTGGCGTGTGGGCATTGTCCCGGCTTCCGACACGGGGGCCGTGGAGATGATCCTCTGGGCGCTGGCTGGCGAGCGCGGTCTGGATGTCCTGTCGTTCGAGAGTTTTTCCGGCGAATGGGCGCGCGACCTGCGCGATATACTGAAAATCGACGATCTGCGCATTTTCGAGGCGGTATACGGCGAACTGCCGGATCTGGCGGCGGTCGACTGGTCGCGCGATGTCGTCCTGACATGGAACGGCACCACCTCGGGCGTCTGCGTTCCCGACGGTCGGATGATTCCGGCTGACCGTGACGGCCTGGTGATCTGCGATGCGACCTCGGCGGCATTTGCCATGGATTTGCCGTGGGATAAGCTCGATGTCGTCACATGGTCGTGGCAGAAGGCGCTTGGTGGCGAGGCCGCCCATGGCATGGTGGCGCTGAGTCCCCGTGCGGCTGAGCGTCTTGCGCATGCCGACCAGCGCCCGTTACCGAAGATTTTCCGACTTGCGAACAGAAAGGGGCTGATCGAGGCGATCTTTGCAGGCGACACCATCAACACGCCCTCGATGCTGTGCGTCGAGGATGCGCTGGATGGTCTGCGCTGGGCAGCGGCGATTGGCGGGCTGTCGGCACTGAAGGCACGTAGCAGGGCTAATCTGGCGACGGTTGCAGCGTGGGTGGCGCGAACCGACTGGATCGAGTTTCTGGCATCGGATATCCGGACGCGTTCCTCGACGTCGATCTGCCTGAAGATCGTGGCGCCATGGTTCCTGACCTTGTCCGCGGATGATCAGGCGCGGGCGGCCAGTCGCATCGCCGGGCTGGTCGCGGCGGAAGGTGCGGGCTTCGATCTGGGATCGTATCGGGACGCGCCGCCAGGGCTGCGCATCTGGGGCGGCGCGACAGTGGAGACGCAGGATATTGAAAGACTGCTGCCCTGGCTCGATTGGGCGCAGGTGGAAACACGACGGGAATTCGCGGCATGA
- the leuC gene encoding 3-isopropylmalate dehydratase large subunit, which produces MVARTLFDKIWADHVVEKLPDGTCILYIDRHLIHEVTSPQAFEGLRLAGRRLRHPEATIAVVDHNVPTSDRSLPIEEPQSRLQIETLERNVKEFGVPYFPLRSRNQGIVHVVGPEQGISLPGMTIVCGDSHTSTHGAMGALAFGIGTSEVEHVMATQTLLQKPAKNMRVTVDGQAGPGVTAKDIMLAIIGRIGTAGGTGHVIEFAGSAIRALDMAGRMTLCNMSIEAGARAGLVAPDQTTFDYIEGRPFAPKGAAFDEACAYWRMLVSDPDTVFDTEVTLRAEDIVPNVTWGTSPEDVLPITGLVPDPASCADPAKAASWRRMLDYMGLEVGQAIAGTPIDVAFIGSCTNSRIEDLRAAADIARGRHVAPGVRAMVVPGSGLVKAQAEAEGLDRIFLDAGFEWREAGCSMCLGMNPDKLTPGQRCASTSNRNFEGRQGPRGRTHLCSPAMAAAAAIAGCLTDVREMAAMEPA; this is translated from the coding sequence ATGGTGGCGCGAACATTGTTCGATAAGATCTGGGCCGACCACGTGGTGGAAAAGCTTCCGGACGGCACCTGCATCCTCTACATCGACCGGCATCTTATTCATGAGGTGACGAGCCCGCAGGCCTTCGAGGGCTTGCGGCTTGCCGGGCGGCGGTTACGTCATCCCGAAGCGACGATCGCGGTCGTGGATCATAACGTCCCGACCTCCGATCGAAGTCTGCCGATCGAGGAGCCGCAGAGCCGGCTACAGATCGAGACGCTGGAACGCAACGTCAAGGAATTCGGCGTTCCGTATTTTCCGCTGCGTTCACGAAATCAGGGTATCGTGCATGTTGTCGGGCCGGAGCAGGGTATTTCTCTGCCGGGCATGACGATCGTGTGCGGTGACAGCCATACCTCGACGCATGGTGCGATGGGTGCGCTGGCATTCGGCATCGGTACGTCCGAGGTCGAGCATGTGATGGCGACGCAGACGCTGTTGCAGAAGCCTGCGAAGAACATGCGCGTCACTGTGGATGGTCAGGCCGGACCGGGTGTCACCGCCAAGGACATCATGCTGGCGATCATTGGCAGGATCGGCACGGCGGGCGGTACCGGGCATGTGATCGAGTTCGCCGGGTCGGCGATCCGCGCGCTCGACATGGCGGGACGTATGACGCTGTGCAACATGTCGATCGAGGCCGGTGCGCGTGCCGGTCTGGTTGCGCCCGATCAGACGACTTTCGATTACATCGAAGGCCGTCCATTCGCGCCGAAGGGGGCTGCATTCGATGAAGCCTGCGCCTATTGGCGCATGCTGGTTTCCGATCCGGACACAGTGTTCGACACGGAAGTGACGCTGCGGGCCGAGGATATCGTGCCGAACGTCACCTGGGGCACGAGCCCCGAGGATGTCCTGCCGATCACCGGTCTGGTGCCTGACCCGGCATCGTGTGCTGATCCGGCCAAGGCAGCATCCTGGCGACGGATGCTCGATTACATGGGGTTGGAAGTTGGTCAGGCGATTGCCGGCACGCCGATCGACGTTGCGTTCATCGGTTCATGCACCAACAGCCGTATCGAGGATTTGCGGGCGGCGGCGGATATCGCGCGCGGGCGGCATGTCGCACCCGGTGTGCGGGCCATGGTCGTGCCGGGTTCGGGTCTCGTCAAGGCGCAGGCCGAGGCGGAGGGGCTGGACCGCATTTTCCTCGATGCCGGGTTCGAGTGGCGTGAGGCCGGTTGTTCGATGTGTCTGGGCATGAATCCGGACAAGCTGACCCCGGGGCAGCGCTGTGCATCGACCTCCAACCGTAATTTCGAGGGACGGCAAGGGCCGCGCGGTCGCACGCATCTCTGTTCGCCGGCCATGGCGGCGGCTGCCGCGATTGCCGGATGCCTGACGGATGTCCGCGAAATGGCAGCGATGGAGCCGGCGTAA